One genomic window of Prochlorococcus sp. MIT 0801 includes the following:
- the rnc gene encoding ribonuclease III, with translation MKISNHRVEEIINFIKGLNLDQKFKKEFTKEKIKNILYINESLTHSSANSEINYENLEFLGDAVLRLVASDFIKNKYPYMQVGERSELRSHLVSDQWLEEVGKKIEINSVLVIGNKALRDKSANATIQAQATEALIGALYESLNIVEPIKDWLIPFWDEKSNEVLADPHKKNYKSALQELTQSKGLSIPRYKTIEIDKKHNNPKRFLCSVFVKNRSIAEGTGKSIKQAEKDAASKALKYFEKNVIDQ, from the coding sequence ATGAAAATCTCAAATCACAGAGTAGAAGAAATAATTAATTTTATTAAAGGTCTAAATTTAGATCAAAAATTTAAAAAAGAGTTTACGAAAGAAAAAATAAAAAATATTTTATATATTAATGAATCACTTACTCATAGTTCAGCAAATAGTGAAATTAATTATGAAAATCTTGAATTTCTTGGAGACGCAGTTCTCAGACTCGTTGCATCAGATTTCATAAAAAATAAATATCCATATATGCAAGTAGGAGAAAGATCTGAACTTCGTTCACATCTGGTAAGTGATCAATGGCTAGAAGAAGTTGGTAAAAAAATAGAAATCAACAGTGTATTAGTTATTGGGAATAAAGCCCTTAGAGATAAATCAGCAAACGCAACTATTCAAGCGCAAGCAACTGAAGCACTAATAGGAGCTTTGTATGAAAGTCTTAATATTGTTGAACCTATAAAAGATTGGCTTATTCCGTTCTGGGATGAGAAAAGTAATGAAGTTCTAGCTGATCCTCATAAGAAAAATTACAAATCAGCACTTCAGGAATTGACTCAAAGTAAAGGCTTATCAATTCCCAGATATAAAACAATTGAAATTGATAAAAAGCATAACAATCCTAAACGATTTTTGTGTAGTGTTTTTGTCAAAAATCGATCGATTGCTGAAGGAACTGGAAAGTCAATAAAGCAAGCCGAAAAAGATGCTGCAAGTAAAGCATTGAAGTATTTCGAGAAAAATGTAATTGATCAGTAA
- the rimM gene encoding ribosome maturation factor RimM (Essential for efficient processing of 16S rRNA): protein MIEKDKWMSIGEIVAPQGLKGDIRIKPNSDFPERFTQPGKRWIQKTDELPTEINLTKGTLIPGKSIYVLSIEGVSTRSSAEEIIGWKIVIPSDSRPMLSKDEYHYYDLIGLEARSGPKKALIGHVTDLMKGGNDLLEIELVEGKKVLVPFVKEIVPEIDIKEKWLLINPPNGLLEL from the coding sequence ATGATCGAAAAAGATAAATGGATGTCAATAGGTGAAATTGTTGCTCCGCAAGGTTTAAAAGGAGATATTCGAATTAAACCTAATAGCGACTTTCCTGAAAGATTTACACAACCTGGGAAACGATGGATTCAAAAAACTGACGAATTACCTACTGAAATCAATTTAACAAAAGGAACGCTTATTCCAGGCAAATCAATCTATGTACTTTCTATCGAGGGAGTATCTACTAGAAGTTCTGCGGAAGAAATTATTGGTTGGAAAATAGTTATACCAAGTGATAGCAGACCGATGTTGAGTAAAGATGAGTACCATTACTATGATTTAATTGGTCTAGAGGCAAGAAGCGGTCCCAAAAAAGCTTTAATTGGTCATGTAACTGACTTAATGAAGGGAGGGAATGACCTTCTAGAGATAGAGTTAGTGGAAGGTAAAAAAGTTTTGGTACCTTTTGTTAAAGAAATTGTCCCAGAAATAGACATCAAAGAAAAATGGTTGCTAATCAATCCACCCAATGGCTTATTGGAACTCTAA
- a CDS encoding NAD(P)H dehydrogenase subunit NdhS, whose amino-acid sequence MTDTKDPILPGTTVTVNNQESIYNGYEGFVQRISGDKAAVLFEGGNWDKLLTIPLKDLMKN is encoded by the coding sequence ATGACTGATACAAAAGATCCTATTCTTCCTGGTACAACAGTAACTGTTAATAACCAAGAGTCAATTTACAATGGTTATGAAGGATTTGTTCAAAGAATAAGTGGTGATAAAGCGGCAGTGCTTTTTGAGGGGGGGAATTGGGATAAATTATTAACAATACCTCTTAAAGATCTTATGAAAAATTGA
- a CDS encoding mannose-1-phosphate guanylyltransferase/mannose-6-phosphate isomerase yields the protein MRITDNSIIPVILSGGSGTRLWPLSRESYPKQFLALDTRTKKTLLQKTYERLLGLEGLENPILICNEDHRFIVAEQFREINTDPQAIILEPVGRNTAPAIAVAALQAISLGKDPLLLILAADHLIENIIEFQRVIQSAKTYAKQGRLVTFGIVPTSAETGYGYIEAKELDNNEDQISGLEINKFIEKPNKEIAEKLIKDSRYTWNSGMFLFKASSIISELEKFSPEIINYCKIAIEKDVEDLDFLRLETESFKKCPKISLDIAVMEKTNLGTVLPLNVGWSDIGSWKSLWDISQKNKDGNYINGRIIAEQSRNCYLESEQRLIVGIGIEDLIVIDTNDAILIANRDQSQNIGNIIKSLCSKDFPEGKVHRKIYRPWGNYTTIVEGDRWLVKLIEVKPNASLSLQMHHHRAEHWVVVNGTALIEKNGEKQLLSENESTFIPLGCKHRLSNPGKMKLELIEVQSGAYLDEEDIIRFEDSYGRIKNLS from the coding sequence ATGAGAATAACTGATAACTCCATAATTCCTGTAATTCTTAGTGGTGGATCAGGAACAAGACTTTGGCCACTTTCTAGAGAAAGTTATCCTAAGCAATTTCTAGCGTTAGATACACGAACAAAGAAAACACTTTTGCAGAAAACTTATGAAAGGCTTCTGGGTTTAGAGGGACTTGAAAATCCCATTTTAATATGTAATGAGGATCATAGATTTATAGTTGCAGAGCAATTTAGAGAAATAAATACTGATCCTCAGGCAATTATTCTGGAACCCGTAGGACGTAATACTGCACCAGCAATTGCAGTTGCTGCTCTTCAAGCAATTTCTTTAGGTAAAGATCCTTTACTGTTAATTTTGGCAGCCGATCACTTGATAGAAAATATCATTGAATTTCAAAGAGTAATTCAATCAGCAAAAACATATGCAAAGCAGGGTAGATTAGTGACCTTTGGTATTGTTCCAACTTCTGCAGAAACTGGTTACGGTTACATTGAAGCAAAAGAATTAGATAATAATGAAGATCAAATAAGTGGTCTAGAAATAAACAAATTTATAGAAAAACCTAATAAAGAAATAGCTGAAAAATTAATCAAAGATTCTCGCTATACTTGGAATAGTGGTATGTTTCTTTTTAAAGCAAGTTCAATAATAAGTGAATTAGAGAAATTCTCTCCAGAAATCATAAATTATTGCAAAATTGCAATTGAGAAAGATGTAGAAGATCTTGATTTCCTACGATTAGAAACAGAGTCATTCAAGAAATGTCCAAAAATATCTTTAGATATAGCAGTTATGGAAAAAACAAACTTAGGTACCGTTCTTCCCTTAAATGTAGGATGGAGTGATATAGGAAGTTGGAAATCTTTGTGGGATATTAGTCAAAAGAATAAGGATGGAAACTACATAAATGGGAGAATAATCGCTGAACAAAGTAGAAATTGTTATCTAGAAAGTGAACAACGTCTAATTGTGGGAATAGGAATAGAAGATCTAATAGTTATAGATACAAATGATGCTATATTAATTGCTAATAGAGATCAATCTCAAAATATTGGAAATATAATCAAAAGCCTTTGCTCAAAAGACTTCCCAGAAGGTAAAGTTCACAGAAAAATTTATAGACCTTGGGGAAATTACACTACAATAGTTGAGGGGGATAGATGGCTAGTCAAGCTCATAGAAGTAAAGCCAAATGCTTCTCTTTCTTTACAAATGCACCATCATAGAGCTGAACATTGGGTTGTAGTTAACGGAACAGCCTTGATAGAAAAAAATGGAGAAAAGCAACTTTTAAGTGAAAATGAAAGCACATTCATTCCTTTAGGCTGCAAGCATAGATTAAGCAATCCAGGGAAAATGAAACTTGAGCTTATTGAAGTTCAAAGCGGAGCGTATTTAGATGAAGAAGACATCATTCGCTTTGAAGATTCTTATGGCAGAATAAAAAATCTTAGTTGA